Within the Nocardioides humi genome, the region AGCACCTGCTCGTCTCGCCGTCGGCCGACGCCGAGCACCGCATCGACCTGGAGGGTGACGATGAACGCTGAGCTGGAGCTCGCCATCGCGGTCGGGATGCTGTGCGCGGCCGTCGGCTTCGCGGTCGGCCTGGCCGTGGGCCGGGGCCGGCAGCCGCGCTGGGCGGAGAAGGGCAGCTTCACCCACAAGGTGTCGATCGGGTTCGCCACCCTCGACCGGATGGACGGCGTCCTGCTGCGCTTCGAGGTGGAGCCGGAGTCGAAGATGTCCGGCGTCGAGGTCGGCGAGCTGCGGCTGCCGCCCGGTGCCGCGGTCTCGCTCATCACCCGCGGCAAGGACGCGCTGGTGCCCTCCGGGCGGACCACGCTCCGCACCGGCGACCAGGTGCTCGTCGTGACCGCCCTCGGCAAGGTCGACGAGGTCGAGGACCGGCTGCGCGCGGTGAGCCGGTACGGCCGGCTGGCCGGCTGGTACGAGTCGCTCGAGCCCCCGAACTCCGCCCGGGCCTTCGGCGTACGG harbors:
- a CDS encoding TrkA C-terminal domain-containing protein; the encoded protein is MNAELELAIAVGMLCAAVGFAVGLAVGRGRQPRWAEKGSFTHKVSIGFATLDRMDGVLLRFEVEPESKMSGVEVGELRLPPGAAVSLITRGKDALVPSGRTTLRTGDQVLVVTALGKVDEVEDRLRAVSRYGRLAGWYESLEPPNSARAFGVRTAGESAA